The following are encoded in a window of Streptomyces sp. Go-475 genomic DNA:
- a CDS encoding HAMP domain-containing sensor histidine kinase, whose translation MTQRHQGGDRGWTAARKGVSSRLRFTSLRLRLVLVFGLVALTAAVSASGIAYWLNREAVLTRTQDAVLRDFEQEMQNRASALPEHPTQDELQHTAGQMAGSDQRFSVLLVATNADGRTVYGSSGGLSGFSLRDVPVSLRTAVNKRQKIDGANKHPYHLYWQRVVDDDTPYLVAGTRVIGGGPTGYMLKSLEPEAKDLNSLAWSLGIATGLALIGSALLAQAAATTVLKPVQRLGTAARRLGEGKLDTRLRVSGTDELADLSRTFNNAAEALEKRVADMAARDEASRRFVADMSHELRTPLTAITAVTEVLEEELEAETGSMDPMIEPAVRLVVSETRRLNDLVENLMEVTRFDAGTARLVLDDVDIADQITACIDARAWLDAVELDAERGIHARIDPRRLDVILANLIGNALKHGGSPVRVSVREADDSIVIEVQDHGPGIPEDVLPHVFDRFYKASASRPRSEGSGLGLSIALENAHIHGGEITAANSPDSGAVFTLRLPRDASATAEPPAEDGQTPDQDAGRPQGEDSKGDA comes from the coding sequence GTGACACAGCGGCACCAAGGGGGGGACCGCGGCTGGACCGCGGCGCGCAAGGGAGTTTCGTCGCGGCTGCGCTTCACGAGCCTGCGGCTGAGGTTGGTCCTCGTCTTCGGCCTGGTGGCCCTGACGGCGGCCGTGTCCGCGTCCGGCATCGCGTACTGGCTCAACCGCGAGGCCGTGCTCACCCGCACCCAGGACGCCGTGCTGCGCGACTTCGAGCAGGAGATGCAGAACCGGGCGAGCGCGCTGCCCGAGCATCCGACACAGGACGAGCTGCAGCACACCGCGGGCCAGATGGCGGGCAGCGACCAGCGCTTCAGCGTGCTGCTGGTCGCCACCAACGCCGACGGCAGGACCGTCTACGGCAGCTCCGGCGGGCTCAGCGGCTTCTCGCTGCGGGACGTGCCGGTCTCGCTGCGCACGGCGGTGAACAAGAGGCAGAAGATCGACGGGGCCAACAAGCACCCGTACCACCTGTACTGGCAGCGGGTCGTCGACGACGACACCCCGTACCTGGTGGCCGGCACGCGTGTGATCGGCGGCGGCCCGACCGGGTACATGCTCAAGTCGCTGGAGCCGGAGGCCAAGGACCTCAACTCGCTGGCCTGGTCGCTGGGGATCGCGACGGGTCTCGCGCTGATCGGCTCGGCGCTGCTCGCGCAGGCCGCCGCGACGACCGTGCTGAAGCCGGTGCAGCGTCTCGGCACGGCCGCGCGGCGGCTCGGCGAGGGCAAGCTGGACACCCGGCTCAGGGTGTCCGGGACGGACGAACTGGCCGATCTGTCGCGGACGTTCAACAACGCGGCCGAGGCGCTGGAGAAACGGGTCGCCGACATGGCCGCGCGGGACGAGGCGTCCCGGCGGTTCGTGGCGGACATGAGCCATGAGCTGCGCACGCCGCTGACCGCCATCACCGCCGTCACGGAGGTGCTGGAGGAGGAGCTGGAGGCGGAGACCGGCAGCATGGACCCGATGATCGAGCCGGCCGTCCGGCTGGTGGTCAGCGAGACGCGGCGACTGAACGACCTGGTCGAGAACCTGATGGAGGTCACCCGCTTCGACGCGGGCACCGCCCGGCTCGTCCTGGACGACGTCGACATCGCCGACCAGATCACCGCCTGCATCGACGCCCGCGCCTGGCTGGACGCGGTCGAGCTGGACGCCGAGCGCGGTATCCACGCCCGCATCGATCCGCGCCGCCTGGACGTCATCCTGGCCAACCTCATCGGCAACGCGCTCAAGCACGGCGGCTCCCCGGTGCGGGTGTCCGTACGGGAGGCGGACGACTCGATCGTCATCGAGGTGCAGGACCACGGGCCCGGCATCCCCGAGGACGTCCTGCCGCACGTCTTCGACCGCTTCTACAAGGCCAGCGCCTCCCGGCCGCGCTCCGAGGGCAGCGGCCTGGGCCTGTCCATCGCCCTGGAGAACGCCCACATCCACGGCGGCGAGATCACCGCGGCCAACTCGCCGGACTCCGGCGCGGTGTTCACGCTGCGGCTCCCGCGGGACGCGTCGGCGACGGCGGAACCGCCCGCCGAGGACGGGCAGACGCCGGACCAGGACGCCGGCCGGCCCCAGGGCGAGGACTCGAAGGGGGACGCCTGA
- the afsQ1 gene encoding two-component system response regulator AfsQ1, with protein MPSLLLIEDDDAIRTALELSLTRQGHRVATAASGEDGLKLLREQRPDLIVLDVMLPGIDGFEVCRRIRRTDQLPIILLTARSDDIDVVVGLESGADDYVVKPVQGRVLDARIRAVLRRGERESNDAATFGSLVIDRSAMTVTKNGEDLQLTPTELRLLLELSRRPGQALSRQQLLRLVWEHDYLGDSRLVDACVQRLRAKVEDVPSSPTLIRTVRGVGYRLDPPQ; from the coding sequence GTGCCTTCCCTGTTGCTGATCGAGGACGACGACGCCATCCGGACGGCCCTGGAGCTCTCTCTGACGCGCCAGGGTCACCGCGTGGCGACCGCTGCCAGTGGTGAGGACGGTCTGAAGCTGCTGCGCGAGCAGCGGCCGGATCTGATCGTGCTGGACGTGATGCTGCCCGGCATCGACGGGTTCGAGGTGTGCCGGCGCATCCGGCGCACGGACCAGTTGCCGATCATCCTGCTGACCGCGCGCAGCGACGACATCGACGTCGTCGTCGGGCTGGAGTCCGGCGCCGACGACTACGTCGTCAAACCGGTGCAGGGGCGGGTGCTGGACGCCCGGATCCGGGCCGTGCTGCGGCGCGGCGAACGGGAGTCCAACGACGCGGCGACGTTCGGCAGCCTCGTCATCGACCGCTCGGCGATGACCGTGACGAAGAACGGCGAGGACCTCCAGCTCACGCCGACGGAGCTGCGGCTGCTGCTGGAGCTGAGCCGCCGGCCGGGGCAGGCGCTGTCCCGGCAGCAGCTGCTGCGGCTGGTGTGGGAGCACGACTACCTGGGCGACTCGCGGCTGGTGGACGCCTGTGTCCAGCGGCTGCGCGCCAAGGTCGAGGACGTGCCGTCGTCCCCGACGCTGATCCGTACCGTGCGGGGTGTCGGCTACCGACTGGATCCGCCTCAGTGA
- a CDS encoding SigE family RNA polymerase sigma factor, giving the protein MNTLHGTTTSAVITRLHDVHRGSEKSGAVSGRGCARGTGRQHTAFMTVVDAHTGESKGTGAVHGGTAYREDSGEGRSLTEAEFTAYVQERRASLYATAYHLTGDRFEAEDLLQSALFSTYRAWDRISDKAAVGGYLRRTMTNLHISAWRRRKLNEYPTEELPETPGDTDAMRGTELRAVLWQALARLPELQRTMLVLRYYEGRTDPEIAEILDISVGTVKSSIWRSLRRLREDEVLSFGRDEEDAFGELVA; this is encoded by the coding sequence ATGAACACGCTGCACGGCACCACCACCAGCGCAGTGATCACGCGTCTGCACGACGTGCACCGGGGTTCGGAGAAGTCCGGTGCCGTGAGCGGGCGGGGGTGCGCTCGCGGCACCGGGCGTCAGCACACCGCGTTCATGACGGTGGTTGACGCGCACACGGGGGAGAGCAAGGGGACGGGGGCGGTTCACGGGGGAACCGCGTACAGGGAGGACTCGGGGGAGGGTCGTTCGCTGACGGAGGCGGAGTTCACCGCCTACGTCCAGGAGCGCCGCGCCTCCCTGTACGCCACCGCCTACCACCTCACCGGCGACCGCTTCGAGGCCGAGGACCTGCTGCAGAGCGCGCTGTTCTCGACCTACCGGGCGTGGGACCGGATCAGTGACAAGGCCGCGGTCGGCGGATACCTCCGCCGCACCATGACCAACCTGCACATCAGCGCCTGGCGGCGCCGCAAGCTCAACGAGTACCCGACCGAGGAACTGCCGGAGACGCCCGGCGACACGGACGCGATGCGCGGCACCGAGCTGCGCGCGGTCCTGTGGCAGGCGCTGGCCCGGCTGCCCGAGCTCCAGCGCACCATGCTGGTCCTGCGCTACTACGAGGGCCGCACGGACCCGGAGATCGCGGAGATCCTCGACATCAGTGTCGGCACGGTGAAGTCCAGCATCTGGCGGTCGCTCCGCCGGCTGCGCGAGGACGAGGTCCTCAGCTTCGGCCGTGACGAGGAGGACGCCTTCGGCGAGCTCGTCGCCTGA
- a CDS encoding uridine kinase translates to MDASHWCPVSSPLPIPTRVVLLCGPSGSGKSLLAARSGLPVLRLDDFYKEGDDPTLPLVAGSSDIDWDHPDSWDADAAVAAITDLCRTGRARVPLYDIALSARTGEETIEIGRTPLFVAEGVFAADIVRRCQELGVLADALCLSRGPVKTFRRRFLRDLREGRKSVPFLLRRGWRLMRQERSIVARQTALGAHACDRDEAMGRLAAAAAGRCASLRTAA, encoded by the coding sequence ATGGATGCCTCACACTGGTGTCCCGTGAGTTCCCCTCTGCCCATACCGACGCGAGTCGTGCTGCTCTGCGGCCCTTCAGGCTCCGGCAAGTCCCTCCTCGCGGCCCGCTCCGGCCTCCCGGTGCTGCGGCTCGACGACTTCTACAAGGAGGGCGACGACCCGACGCTGCCCCTGGTGGCGGGGAGTTCCGACATCGACTGGGACCATCCGGACTCGTGGGACGCGGACGCGGCCGTCGCCGCGATCACCGACCTGTGCCGCACGGGCCGGGCGCGCGTGCCCCTCTACGACATCGCCCTCAGCGCCCGTACCGGCGAGGAGACGATCGAGATCGGGCGGACCCCGCTGTTCGTCGCGGAGGGCGTCTTCGCCGCCGACATCGTCCGGCGCTGCCAGGAGCTGGGTGTCCTCGCCGACGCGCTGTGCCTGAGCCGTGGCCCGGTGAAGACCTTCCGCCGCCGCTTCCTGCGGGATCTGCGGGAGGGCCGCAAGTCGGTGCCGTTCCTGCTGCGCCGCGGCTGGCGCCTGATGCGGCAGGAACGCTCGATCGTCGCCCGCCAGACCGCGCTGGGCGCGCACGCCTGCGACCGCGACGAGGCGATGGGCCGGCTGGCGGCGGCCGCCGCCGGCCGCTGCGCGAGCCTGCGCACGGCGGCCTGA
- a CDS encoding aldehyde dehydrogenase family protein, whose product MSDTRLSVLKTYKLYVGGKFPRSESGRVYEVTDAKGNWLANAPLSSRKDARDAVVAARKAFGGWSGATAYNRGQVLYRVAEMLEGRRDQFVREVADAEGLGKSKAAVVVDATIDRWVWYAGWTDKIAQVVGGGNPVAGPFFNLSSPEPTGVVAVLAPQESSFLGLVSVLAPVIATGNTAVVVASEKAPLPALSLAEVLATSDVPGGVVNVLSGRTAEIAAPLAAHQDVNAIDLAGADEALAKELEIAAADNLKRVLRPQPVDYAQTPGIDRMTAFLETKTVWHPTGSLGASGSSY is encoded by the coding sequence ATGTCTGACACGCGACTCAGTGTCCTCAAGACCTACAAGCTGTACGTGGGCGGCAAGTTCCCGCGTTCCGAGAGCGGCCGGGTGTACGAGGTGACCGACGCAAAGGGCAACTGGCTGGCCAACGCGCCCCTCTCCTCCCGCAAGGACGCCCGGGACGCGGTCGTCGCGGCCCGCAAGGCGTTCGGCGGCTGGTCGGGGGCGACGGCGTACAACCGCGGCCAGGTGCTCTACCGCGTGGCCGAGATGCTGGAGGGCCGCCGGGACCAGTTCGTGCGCGAGGTGGCCGACGCGGAGGGCCTGGGCAAGTCCAAGGCCGCCGTGGTCGTGGACGCGACGATCGACCGCTGGGTCTGGTACGCGGGCTGGACCGACAAGATCGCCCAGGTGGTCGGCGGCGGCAACCCGGTCGCGGGCCCGTTCTTCAACCTGTCCTCCCCCGAGCCGACGGGCGTGGTGGCGGTGCTGGCGCCCCAGGAGTCGTCCTTCCTGGGCCTGGTGTCGGTGCTCGCCCCGGTGATCGCCACGGGCAACACGGCGGTCGTGGTGGCCAGCGAGAAGGCCCCGCTGCCCGCGCTGTCCCTGGCCGAGGTGCTGGCCACCTCGGACGTCCCCGGCGGCGTGGTCAACGTCCTGTCGGGCCGCACGGCGGAGATCGCCGCTCCGCTCGCCGCCCACCAGGACGTCAACGCGATCGACCTCGCGGGCGCCGACGAGGCCCTGGCGAAGGAGCTGGAGATCGCCGCGGCCGACAACCTCAAGCGCGTGCTCCGTCCACAGCCTGTGGATTACGCGCAGACCCCGGGCATCGACCGCATGACGGCGTTCCTGGAGACCAAGACGGTCTGGCACCCCACGGGTTCGCTGGGCGCGTCGGGTTCGTCGTACTAG
- a CDS encoding aldehyde dehydrogenase family protein, producing the protein MASVFAYAPAPESRAIVDIAPSYGLFIDGEFVEAADGKVFKTVSPSTEEVLSEIAQAGSEDVDRAVKAARRAFEKWSALPGSERAKYLFRIARIIQERSRELAVLETLDNGKPIKETRDADLPLVAAHFFYYAGWADKLDHAGFGANPRPLGVAGQVIPWNFPLLMLAWKIAPALATGNTVVLKPAETTPLSALFFADICRQAGLPKGVVNILPGYGDTGAALVAHPDVNKVAFTGSTAVGKEIARTVAGTRKKVTLELGGKGANIVFDDAPIDQAVEGIVNGIFFNQGQVCCAGSRLLVQESIQDELLDSLKRRLSTLRLGDPLDKNTDIGAINSEEQLTRITSLVEQGEAEGAERWSPACELPESGYWFAPTLFTNVTQAHRIARDEIFGPVLSVLTFRTPDEAVAKANNTPYGLSAGIWTEKGSRILAVANKLRAGVVWSNTFNKFDPTSPFGGYKESGFGREGGRHGLEAYLDV; encoded by the coding sequence ATGGCATCGGTATTCGCATACGCCCCGGCCCCCGAGTCGCGTGCGATCGTCGACATCGCGCCCTCCTACGGCCTGTTCATCGACGGCGAGTTCGTCGAGGCGGCGGACGGCAAGGTCTTCAAGACCGTCTCCCCGTCCACCGAGGAGGTTCTGTCGGAGATCGCGCAGGCCGGTTCCGAGGACGTCGACCGCGCGGTGAAGGCCGCGCGCAGGGCGTTCGAGAAGTGGTCGGCGCTGCCCGGCTCGGAGCGCGCCAAGTACCTGTTCCGCATCGCGCGGATCATCCAGGAGCGCTCCCGCGAGCTGGCCGTTCTCGAGACCCTTGACAACGGCAAGCCGATCAAGGAGACGCGCGACGCGGACCTCCCCCTGGTCGCCGCGCACTTCTTCTACTACGCGGGCTGGGCCGACAAGCTCGACCACGCGGGCTTCGGCGCGAACCCCCGGCCGCTCGGTGTCGCGGGCCAGGTCATCCCCTGGAACTTCCCGCTGCTGATGCTGGCGTGGAAGATCGCCCCGGCCCTGGCGACGGGCAACACGGTCGTCCTGAAGCCCGCCGAGACGACCCCCCTCTCGGCCCTGTTCTTCGCGGACATCTGCCGCCAGGCGGGCCTGCCCAAGGGCGTCGTCAACATCCTCCCGGGCTACGGCGACACGGGCGCGGCGCTGGTGGCCCACCCGGACGTGAACAAGGTGGCCTTCACCGGCTCCACCGCCGTCGGCAAGGAGATCGCCCGCACGGTCGCCGGGACCCGCAAGAAGGTCACCCTGGAGCTGGGCGGCAAGGGCGCCAACATCGTCTTCGACGACGCCCCGATCGACCAGGCCGTCGAGGGCATCGTCAACGGCATCTTCTTCAACCAGGGCCAGGTCTGCTGCGCGGGCAGCCGTCTGCTGGTCCAGGAGTCGATCCAGGACGAGCTGCTGGACTCCCTGAAGCGCCGGCTCTCCACGCTCCGCCTCGGCGACCCGCTGGACAAGAACACGGACATCGGCGCGATCAACTCCGAGGAGCAGCTCACGCGCATCACCTCGCTCGTCGAGCAGGGCGAGGCGGAGGGCGCCGAACGCTGGTCCCCGGCCTGCGAACTGCCGGAGAGCGGCTACTGGTTCGCGCCGACGCTGTTCACGAACGTCACCCAGGCGCACCGGATCGCCCGGGACGAGATCTTCGGCCCGGTGCTGTCGGTGCTGACGTTCCGCACGCCGGACGAGGCCGTCGCCAAGGCCAACAACACGCCGTACGGCCTGTCCGCCGGGATCTGGACGGAGAAGGGCTCGCGCATCCTGGCGGTCGCGAACAAGCTCCGCGCGGGTGTCGTCTGGTCCAACACGTTCAACAAGTTCGACCCGACCTCGCCGTTCGGCGGCTACAAGGAGTCGGGCTTCGGCCGCGAGGGCGGCCGCCACGGCCTGGAGGCGTACCTCGATGTCTGA
- the deoC gene encoding deoxyribose-phosphate aldolase — protein MPSSALTAAHPLKDVTASDSALRRFLHGLPGVDAVGLEGRAASLGTRSIKTTAKAYAIDLAISMVDLTTLEGADTPGKVRALGAKAVKPDPTDRTTPSTAAVCVYPDMVAVAKEAVAGSGVKVASVATAFPAGRAPLTVKLADVREAVAAGADEIDMVIDRGAFLAGRYLKVYDEITAVKEACGTSARLKVIFETGELSTYDNIRRASWLGMLAGADFIKTSTGKVAVNATPANTLLMLEAVRDFRAQTGIQVGVKPAGGIRTSKDAVKFLVLVNETAGEDWLDNHWFRFGASSLLNDLLMQRQKLATGRYSGPDYVTVD, from the coding sequence ATGCCCAGTTCTGCACTCACCGCAGCTCACCCCCTCAAGGACGTCACCGCGTCCGACAGCGCGCTGCGCCGCTTCCTCCACGGGCTTCCGGGCGTCGACGCGGTCGGGCTCGAGGGGCGCGCGGCCTCCCTCGGCACCCGTTCGATCAAGACGACCGCGAAGGCGTACGCGATCGACCTCGCCATCTCGATGGTCGACCTGACGACGCTGGAAGGCGCGGACACCCCGGGCAAGGTCCGGGCGCTCGGCGCGAAGGCGGTCAAGCCCGACCCGACCGACCGTACGACGCCCAGCACGGCCGCGGTCTGCGTCTACCCCGACATGGTGGCCGTGGCCAAGGAGGCCGTCGCCGGCTCCGGCGTGAAGGTCGCCTCGGTGGCCACGGCGTTCCCGGCCGGCCGCGCCCCGCTCACCGTCAAGCTGGCGGATGTCCGCGAGGCCGTCGCCGCGGGCGCCGACGAGATCGACATGGTCATCGACCGCGGGGCGTTCCTCGCGGGCCGATACTTGAAGGTGTACGACGAGATCACGGCCGTGAAGGAGGCCTGCGGCACGTCCGCGCGCCTGAAGGTCATCTTCGAGACGGGCGAGCTCTCGACCTACGACAACATCCGCCGCGCGAGCTGGCTCGGCATGCTGGCGGGGGCGGACTTCATCAAGACCTCGACCGGCAAGGTCGCGGTCAACGCGACCCCGGCGAACACGCTGCTGATGCTGGAGGCGGTGCGTGACTTCCGGGCGCAGACCGGCATCCAGGTGGGCGTGAAGCCGGCCGGCGGCATCCGCACCTCCAAGGACGCCGTCAAGTTCCTCGTGCTGGTCAACGAGACGGCGGGCGAGGACTGGCTGGACAACCACTGGTTCCGCTTCGGCGCCTCCTCGCTGCTGAACGACCTGCTGATGCAGCGCCAGAAGCTGGCCACCGGCCGCTACTCCGGTCCCGACTACGTGACGGTGGACTGA
- a CDS encoding PH domain-containing protein produces the protein MTSPEPQSPTPQPSEPESKDRVYRSVPAIAGGAMLLGIAGWIGVDAVINGEGRTPWLALAVLLLVVPLVVAFTLRPAVYAGDDRLRIRNPWRVVVVPWGQVASLRSAYSNEVLTESGAKYQLWAVPVSLRARKRAARREMRATAQARRQMGQGGGRGGAGAGSRLGLGGTHEAGPLSDGPVRAETDRIMDDLRALHEDRRAAASAQGEVTVRWAWEVVGPAVAGAVVVLILVAVG, from the coding sequence ATGACGAGCCCCGAACCCCAGTCACCGACACCGCAGCCTTCGGAGCCCGAGTCCAAGGACCGGGTGTACCGGTCGGTTCCGGCCATCGCCGGTGGGGCGATGCTGCTCGGCATCGCCGGGTGGATCGGCGTCGACGCGGTGATCAACGGCGAGGGCCGCACGCCCTGGCTCGCGCTCGCCGTGCTGCTCCTGGTCGTGCCGCTGGTCGTCGCCTTCACGCTGCGGCCCGCCGTGTACGCGGGGGACGACCGGCTGCGGATCCGCAATCCCTGGCGCGTCGTCGTGGTGCCCTGGGGGCAGGTCGCCTCCCTGCGGTCCGCCTACTCGAACGAGGTCCTCACCGAGTCCGGTGCGAAGTACCAGCTGTGGGCCGTGCCCGTCTCGCTGCGCGCCCGCAAGCGGGCCGCCCGGCGTGAGATGCGGGCGACGGCGCAGGCGCGGCGGCAGATGGGGCAGGGCGGGGGCCGCGGCGGCGCGGGGGCCGGTTCGCGGCTCGGGCTCGGCGGCACTCATGAGGCGGGGCCCCTGTCCGACGGGCCGGTGCGGGCCGAGACCGACCGGATCATGGACGACCTGCGCGCTCTGCACGAGGACCGGCGTGCGGCGGCGTCGGCGCAGGGGGAGGTGACCGTGCGATGGGCCTGGGAGGTCGTGGGTCCGGCGGTTGCCGGGGCGGTTGTGGTGCTGATTCTGGTGGCGGTGGGCTGA
- a CDS encoding phospho-sugar mutase produces MHDELIAQAQAWLTEDPDPDTRTELARLIDAQDHAELAARFSGTLQFGTAGLRGELGAGPMRMNRSVVIRAAAGLAAYLRKRGHDNGLVVIGYDARHKSHDFALDTAAVMTGAGLRAAVLPRPLPTPVLAFATRHLGAVAGVEVTASHNPPRDNGYKVYLGDGSQIVPPADADIAAEIAAVPSLTTVRRPTEGWDTLDDSVLDAYLARTDAVLAEDTPRTARTVYTAMHGVGKDVLLAAFARAGFPEPVLVTEQADPDPEFPTVAFPNPEEPGAMDLAFARARETAPDLIIANDPDADRCAVAVQDGADWRMLRGDEVGALLAAHLVRRGATGTFAESIVSSSLLGRIAEKAGLRHVETLTGFKWIARAEGLRYGYEEALGYCVDPDGVRDKDGITAALLVTELASQLKEEGRTLLDLLDDLAVEHGLHATDQLSVRVRDLSLIAAAMTRLREQPPTELAGLPITRTDDLTQGTAGLPPTDGLRYTLDGARVIVRPSGTEPKLKCYLEVVIPVASHTDLPGARAQATDLLESIKRDLSTAAGI; encoded by the coding sequence GTGCACGACGAACTCATCGCACAGGCGCAGGCCTGGCTCACCGAGGACCCCGACCCGGACACCCGCACCGAGCTCGCCCGCCTCATCGACGCCCAGGACCACGCCGAGCTCGCCGCCCGCTTCTCCGGCACCCTCCAGTTCGGCACCGCCGGCCTCCGCGGCGAACTCGGCGCCGGCCCCATGCGCATGAACCGCTCGGTCGTCATCCGCGCCGCCGCGGGCCTCGCCGCGTACCTCAGGAAGCGGGGCCACGACAACGGCCTCGTCGTCATCGGCTACGACGCCCGCCACAAGTCGCACGACTTCGCCCTCGACACCGCCGCCGTCATGACCGGCGCCGGCCTGCGCGCGGCGGTCCTCCCCCGCCCCCTCCCCACCCCCGTCCTCGCCTTCGCGACAAGGCACCTCGGCGCGGTCGCCGGCGTGGAGGTCACCGCCAGCCACAATCCGCCCCGCGACAACGGCTACAAGGTGTACCTCGGCGACGGCTCCCAGATCGTCCCCCCGGCGGACGCCGACATCGCCGCGGAGATCGCCGCCGTCCCGTCCCTCACCACCGTCCGCCGCCCCACCGAAGGCTGGGACACCCTCGACGACAGCGTCCTCGACGCCTACCTCGCCCGCACCGACGCCGTCCTGGCCGAGGACACCCCGCGCACGGCCCGCACGGTGTACACGGCGATGCACGGCGTCGGCAAGGACGTCCTCCTCGCCGCCTTCGCCCGCGCCGGCTTCCCGGAACCGGTCCTCGTCACGGAGCAGGCCGACCCCGACCCGGAGTTCCCGACCGTCGCGTTCCCCAACCCGGAGGAGCCCGGCGCGATGGACCTGGCGTTCGCCAGGGCCCGGGAGACCGCCCCGGACCTGATCATCGCCAACGACCCGGACGCGGACCGCTGCGCCGTCGCCGTCCAGGACGGCGCCGACTGGCGCATGCTCCGCGGCGACGAGGTCGGCGCGCTCCTCGCCGCCCACCTGGTCCGCCGCGGCGCGACGGGCACGTTCGCCGAGTCGATCGTCTCCTCCTCCCTCCTCGGACGCATCGCCGAGAAGGCGGGCCTGCGCCACGTCGAGACGCTCACCGGCTTCAAGTGGATCGCCCGCGCGGAGGGCCTGCGCTACGGCTACGAGGAGGCCCTCGGCTACTGCGTGGACCCCGACGGCGTCCGCGACAAGGACGGCATCACGGCGGCGCTCCTGGTCACGGAACTGGCGTCGCAGCTGAAGGAGGAGGGCCGCACCCTCCTCGACCTCCTCGACGACCTGGCGGTGGAGCACGGCCTGCACGCGACGGACCAGCTGTCGGTCCGCGTGCGGGACCTCTCCCTCATCGCGGCGGCGATGACCCGCCTGCGCGAGCAGCCCCCGACCGAGCTGGCCGGACTGCCCATCACTCGCACCGACGACCTCACCCAGGGCACGGCGGGCCTCCCGCCCACGGACGGCCTGCGCTACACGCTCGACGGCGCCCGGGTCATCGTCCGCCCGAGCGGCACGGAGCCGAAGCTGAAGTGCTACCTGGAGGTCGTGATCCCGGTGGCGTCACACACCGACCTGCCCGGGGCCCGCGCGCAGGCGACGGACCTCCTGGAGTCGATCAAGCGAGACCTGTCGACGGCGGCGGGAATCTGA
- a CDS encoding purine-nucleoside phosphorylase, with protein sequence MNASLLPDDIQGDPHAAADAAAARLRELTGAETHDVALVMGSGWAPAVDALGAPEAELLVTELPGFPPPAVEGHGGKIRSYRIGNKRALVFLGRTHYYEGRGVAAVAHGVRTAVSAGCKTVVLTNGCGGLREGMRPGQPVLISDHINLTATSPIVGANFVDLTDLYSPRLRALCKEVDPTLEEGVYAQFPGPHYETPAEIRMARVIGADLVGMSTVLEAIAAREAGAEVLGISLVTNLAAGMTGEPLNHEEVLQAGRDSATRMGSLLAQVLGRL encoded by the coding sequence GTGAACGCATCTCTTCTTCCGGACGACATCCAGGGCGACCCCCACGCCGCCGCCGACGCCGCCGCGGCCCGCCTGCGCGAACTCACGGGCGCCGAGACCCACGACGTCGCCCTCGTGATGGGCTCCGGCTGGGCCCCGGCCGTCGACGCCCTGGGTGCCCCCGAGGCCGAGCTCCTGGTCACCGAGCTGCCCGGTTTCCCGCCGCCGGCGGTGGAGGGCCACGGAGGCAAGATCCGCTCGTACCGGATCGGCAACAAGCGCGCCCTGGTCTTCCTGGGCCGGACGCACTACTACGAGGGCCGCGGCGTGGCCGCCGTCGCCCACGGCGTCCGCACGGCCGTCTCGGCCGGCTGCAAGACGGTCGTCCTCACCAACGGCTGCGGCGGCCTGCGCGAGGGCATGCGCCCCGGCCAGCCGGTCCTGATCAGCGACCACATCAACCTCACCGCCACCTCCCCCATCGTCGGCGCCAACTTCGTCGACCTCACCGACCTGTACTCCCCGCGCCTGCGGGCCCTGTGCAAGGAGGTCGACCCCACGCTGGAGGAGGGCGTCTACGCCCAGTTCCCCGGCCCGCACTACGAGACTCCGGCCGAGATCCGCATGGCCCGGGTCATCGGCGCGGACCTGGTGGGCATGTCGACGGTCCTGGAGGCGATCGCCGCGCGGGAGGCGGGCGCCGAGGTTCTGGGCATCTCCCTCGTCACGAACCTCGCGGCGGGCATGACGGGCGAGCCCCTGAACCACGAAGAGGTTCTCCAGGCGGGCCGCGACTCGGCGACGCGCATGGGCTCCCTGCTCGCCCAGGTCCTGGGACGCCTGTAA
- a CDS encoding gamma-glutamylcyclotransferase has translation MSLYAAYAGNLDARLMSRRAPHSPLRATGWLNGWRLTFGGEHMGWEGALPTIVEDPLSQVFVALYDIAPMDEESLDRWEGVGLDIYRRTRVRVHTLEGDEQAWAFTLNAYEGGLPSARYLGEIADAAESAGAPHDYVMELRKRPC, from the coding sequence ATGTCGCTCTACGCCGCGTACGCCGGCAACCTCGACGCGCGGCTGATGTCCCGCCGCGCCCCGCACTCGCCGCTGCGCGCCACCGGCTGGCTGAACGGGTGGCGACTGACCTTCGGCGGCGAGCACATGGGCTGGGAGGGCGCCCTGCCGACGATCGTCGAGGACCCCCTCTCCCAGGTCTTCGTCGCGCTGTACGACATCGCCCCCATGGACGAGGAGTCGCTCGACCGCTGGGAGGGCGTGGGCCTCGACATCTACCGCCGCACGCGGGTACGGGTCCACACCCTGGAGGGTGATGAGCAGGCGTGGGCCTTCACCCTCAACGCCTACGAGGGCGGCCTGCCCTCCGCCCGCTACCTGGGCGAGATCGCCGACGCGGCCGAGTCGGCCGGCGCCCCCCACGACTACGTCATGGAACTCCGCAAGCGCCCCTGCTGA